The window CGCGAGGAAGACATCATTCGCTGGGAGTTCGCCAAAAAGACGAAGGCCGATGAAGACCTGCTCGCCAAGATGGCCGGCAAGACACACACCGGCGGCGGCGCTGCCGATCCGAAAGCCATTGGCCACCACGGCCACACGAAGCTCTTTCAGGATTTTTTGAACGCCGTGAAAAAGGGGAAGCAGCCCCTCATCAACGGCCACGAAGGCCGCAAGAGCGTCGAGGTGATCCTCGCCATCTACAAGGCAGCCGAAACCGGCAAGGCCGTTCAGCTGCCGCTGGCAAAAGATCCGACCTGGACCAAGCGGACGCTGAAGAAGTAACTATCCCTTCTCCGTCATACGCTGGATGGCTGCCGCAAAGTTATCAGCAAACGGCTCGAACGATTCCGTCTCGTGATCGAAGTGGAACACGGGGTAGTCTTGCTCCGCGCCGCGCAGATCAAAACAGAACGCATCGCCGTTAATCGCCACGGCGAACAGCAGCCCGTCGGGCTGCGCTTCTTCGCCCTCTTCAGGCGGATCACGCCGATACTCGCGCGCGTCGAGGCTCTTGGGGCCGACTACACGCACGCTGTAGCCCTCTCGGCCAAATACATCGCCGAAAGAATGTCGGCCGGCAGTGGTGACGAAGTCGGCGTACGATTGCGGCAGCTGGATGCTGTTTTTCTTTTCCCAAGCAGCAATTCCGTCCGCAGTTGCGAGTGGCTTTTTCGAGGCCTTGGATGCGAGATAGTCCTGGAACCACTGCGTGGCATTGGCTGGCTTCTTCGGAGTCTGTTCAGCGGCCGGCGCCGCGCGCATCAGTTGCAGTTTCTCGGCAATCCAGGCTATATCGGCTGGAGTTGGTTTCTGATTTCCCAGAAAGTCGTTGTACGAGATGCCTTTGAATTTCAACTCGCGCGCGAGAAACAACAGTCGCATCGAGAACCAATACTCACGAGCCAGAAACAAGCGAATCCATTGATGCGACGGAATCTTGCCGCCTTGCGCTTTGTAATACTTCTTGGCCAAGCGGTCGTCGCTTTTGATCACGCCGTTATTTCGCCACTCTTGCGACTTGAAGACATCTGCCGTCGTCGCGATTTCGGCGAGCGGAGTCAGCTTGCTCACCTCTTTCAGTTCACCACACTTGGGACAGCGCGCGGAGCTCGACGTAACGGTGTACGCCGAAACGACCGTTTGCGGCACGGCCAATTGCCAATGGGTGGGCTCCTTCGTTTTCGCGTCGACGGTTGGATAAAACTTGACCTCGCCCGGAACCGCGGCTTCGAACATTTGCCTGGCTCGCGCACTGACGAGCAGGTTGCCAAAAGCGGCTCCCGTAAAGTCGCCGGCCGCTTCGTGTCCACGCACGAGCACATAAGGCTGAGGAACGGCATCGAGGTCAGGGAAGGAGCAGTGCTCGCACTTCGTGGGAAACTGATTCGCCGTCAATTGGCCGTGCTCGAGGACATCGAGTGCGGAGGTGCGGGTGTAAACCCGCACAGGTGGACGCGGCGCAACTGCCGCTGTCGCGATGGCTGCTTTCTCCTCATCGCTCGCCATCAATTCCCACGCGCCGTTGTGTTGTCGATACAAGACCAGACCGCCGGCCGGTGGCTTGCCGCGCGCGGCAAAGGCCAGGTAGTTGCCATCGGCCGACCAGGCCAAGCTGCCGCCGCAGGTGTCTTCGGTCGCATGCTCGATTGTCTGCACTGTCTTCCGCGTCGCGTAATCAAAAATGCGAATCACATGGTCGTTGCTGGTGATGGCGTATTGAGCTCCCGTCGGCGAAATCGCCAGACCAGACACGCCGCGCGAAATCCTCTGCTCGCCGACGAGTTCCAATTTCTGCAAATCCCAAAACAACAGGCACGAACGGCTTTTAAGCTCGGTGCCAAAGCAGGCCCATGTTCCGCGCGGCTCAACGCTCACCGTCCGCGGCTGGTGGTCGATGTTTGTCGACTTCACTACTTCTCGTTTAGTCCAATCAACAAGTTGCAACTTGCCTGAGGTCTGACCTTTGTCATTGATCACCCTCAGCCCCACGACGATGTGTTTGCCGTCCGGCAAAAAAGCGGCCGCTTCGGCGCTCGTGTAGTCGTGCGTCGTCAGCTCGATCTCGATGGCTACGTTCCCAGTGTCAGCGTCGTAGAGCTTGAGCGTTTTTCCGCTCGGCGAAACAAAGAACTTGCCGTCGGGAGAATAAACGAGTTCTCCGCTAAGGAAGTCGGTTTTGGATTGCCGCAGGAACTGACCACTCGACGAAAACACCAGCACGTCGCGCATCGCATGGGCGGCCACTTCGTTGCCGCCGGGTCGAACGACAACCGTGCCGATCAGATCATTGCCTTTCTCATGCACACTCCACAGCAGTTTGCCGTCGGGCAGACTCCAGGCCGCCAACTCGCGAAACTTTTCGTCGATCGGCCTTTTCGGATGTGGCATGCTCGCTCCGCCGCCAGCAATCAGCGTTTGCGACTTTTCGTCAAAGGCAACACAAGCGAAGCTGCCCGTCGTCGTTGCAGGGAGTTGCACGGAGCGAGTTCCTGGAGAATAGATTGAGACGTGCCTGTTGTTGCAGGAATGGTAACGATCACCGATTGGGGAATAAAGCTAGTAGGCCAAAAATTGACGGCTCCACTGACCTTCAGCAACAAAAAAACGACGCGTGCAAGCGGGAATCAACTTCCCACCTTCACGCGTCGCGATTGACGACAAGATTGTTGTCAGAAACTACTTGGTCGCGGGCAACAGAATGAGGGCGCCTTCGACGAAGGTGGCTTCGCCGGGTTTGCCGTTCAGTTTGTATTGCACCTTGAGTTTCTTATCGCTGCCGGGGGCGGGATCGCCGCCGAAGCTCTTGTTGTAGGTCGTTTCGGGCAAGGTGATCAGCGGCAGGTCGGTGGCCCGCTTTTGCAGGATGGCGGTCACGTCCTTCTTGCCGGAATCGCTGCCGTATTCGGCCTTCACGATTTCGACCTTCGTCTTTTCGATGCCGGCCTTCGACAGCTGATCCTTCACGTCGACGCCCTTGGCTTGCAAGCTTTGGGCGACCGAGAGGACCGTGGCGAGAGCGTCGTCCTTGATCTCCGGAACCTTCAGCGCGTTGAGCGCCATTTGGAACGTCGTGTTGTTGGGATAACGTTGCAGCACGACAAGGACGAGCTTCTTATCGGCTGAAGCTTTCGCCGTGTCCATCGCCTTCTGGGCCATGTCGTTTCGCACATCATCGGGCAGGATGAACTGGCGAGCGATGCGGATATAACCCTTGATCGCGCGGCCGTGATACTTATGGCCAGGAATCTTGGCCAGATCGAGCAGCACCGGCGCGGCGTCGTCGGTCGTCCATTCACCAAGGAGCTTGGTGCTGGCGTCTTGCAGTTCTGGGGTCGTGCTCTTGCCGGCAGCACCGACAGCGGCGAGGGCCTTCTTGCCGCCGACCGCGCCGACGACTTCGAGCAGCTTGATCTTGGTCTCGAGCGACTTGGCGCTGTCCATGGCAGTCACCAGTTCCGTGGCGCAAGCTTCACGATCGGGCATGCGAATGCTCGCAGCGAGGAGAGCCTTTTCGGCGGGGACCACATCTTCGGCCCGCTTGGGAGCCGTGACTTGCGTGATGAGAACGTTCAAGCCCTTCTCATCGACGGTCTCGCCGAGCGCGGCGAGGGCAGCCGTGCGCACGGCTACGTCGTTGCTATCGAGAGCCTTGAGCAAGGCGGGCGTGGCGCTGATTCGGCGTTGACCGACGAGGGCGAGGAGCAGCGACAGCTTCTTGCCGGTCGCGCCAGGAAGAGCGGCGGCGATTTGCGAGTTGACTTTTTCTCCTTGCAGATCGGCCAGCGTCGCTTTGGCGGCGTCGGCGAGTTCCGTGTCTTTATCGAGCGCGGTTTCGAGCAACGCAGTTACCGACGAATCGTCGCCGACGCGGCTCAGCGCGGTGATGGCGGCGATGCGGACTTCCTTGGGACCTTCGGCTGCCGCTTTAACGATGGCGGCAACTACGACCGTCTTCGGCCGATCGGCCATGGCGGTGATGACGAGCGCGCCGCGCTCGGCGTTCAACTTGCCAACTTCTTCGGCGAGCGCCTTATCGACTGCGCCACCCGAGATCTCGCGGGCGGTGGTCAAGGCGAGTTGGAACAGCGGCTTTTCGGGCGAACGGAGTTGCTCGAGGAGCAGCGGAATCCCTTCGTCCTTACGGGCGAGGATGGCGCCGCGAGTCGCTTCGAGGAAGCGCGTCTTCGGCACTTCGGCGCGGCGAACTTGATCGTAGATTTCGATCGCTTCGGCCGTCTTGTCATTCAGGCGTTGTTCGGCGCACAGGATCAAACCTTCGGCGATGGCCGAGTTCACCGGCTTCGGGCTGTCGGCGAGAGCGTCGCGCAGGGTCTTCGTGGCAACGTCGTTGCCGATCAGGCCGAGGGCGACGGCGGCGGCCGAAGCGACATCGGCGTCTTTGGCGGCGAGGTGCTTGGCTAGTTGTTCAACGGCTTTGGCATCGCGGCGATTGCCGAGCGAATTGACGACACCGATCAGGAGTTTGCCTTCGAGCGAGCCGGCAGCCGTGCGGAGCGCGGCGCTAGCCTCGTCGCCGGGAATGGCTTCGAGAGCGATACGAGCCCACGAGTGAAGTTGCGGATTGGTCAGGAGCTTGGCCAGTTCGGGCACGGCAGCGGCCGAGCCGTCGATGGTCAGCTTTTTGCAAGCGAGCGCCTTGTCAGCAGCCGGCGCGTCGGATTGCAAAACGGCGAGGGCTTCTTTTTCTTTTTCGGCCGAGACCTTGACCGGATCGGCAGCGAACAGCGCGGATGCGCAGAACAAAAACAGTGCAGAGTAAAGGAAATGTTGAATTCGCATGGAGAAACCTAAAGGTGTATGAGTGAGTTTTGGCAAACGGAACCAGACGGCGGCGCTTAGAGACGCCACGGTTCGCGGAGGGCTTCGGAGCGCATCCGGTTGGCTGGTTCGTCGTCAACGAACATGGTGGTCTTCAGGTCGTATTTCACCTGGCGACCGAGCGCGAGGGCGACGTTCGCGGCGTGGCAAGCGATGTGTGCATTGCAGGCCGCTTCGGCGTTCCCCTTCGGCTTGCCGCGGGTCTTCACGCAATCGAGGAAGTCGCGGACGTGGAAGGTGGCGGGATAACCGCCGATCTCTTCGACATTGCGACCAGCGAGGAGCGTCGGCGAGCTGAGGACCATCTTGCCGCTGTCGCCGGCCTCGACCCAACCGGTTTCGCCTTCGAAACGGACCGGGCACGAGCCGAGCGGAATCCAGCCGGTCTCGCGGAAGATCAGTTCGCAACCGTTCTCATACTTGCATACGAGCTCACCATTCTTCGGCGGATTGTATTCCACCGGCGGCGGACAATCGTTGACGGCCCATTGGCACAGATCGACGCAGTGCGAACCCCATTCGAGCACGCCGCCGCCGCCGAACGCGCCGACCAGGCCGCCACCTTTTTCAAAGTTGAAACCGTTGAGGAGCGCCTGGTTGTAAGGACGATAGGCGGCTGGTCCGAGGTAGATGTCCCAATCGACCACTTCTTTTTCCGGCACCGGTTGTTCTGGCAGCCAGGCGCTCATGATGGCCTTCATGCCGGCCGGGTGAGCGTAGACTTTTTGAACCTTGCCGAGCTTGCCAGTGCGAGCCAGTTCACACGCGAACGCAAAGTGCGGCAGGTTGCGGCGTTGCGTGCCCGCTTGAAAGACGCGGCCGGTGCGAGCCATCGTGTCGCGCAGAATCAGGCTCTCGACGATGTTCTTGGTGCACGGCTTTTCGCAGTAGATATCCTTGCCGGCTTTGGCGGCGTGCATGGCCATCAAACCGTGCCAATTGGGGCCGGTGGCGATCAGCACGGCGTCGATATCGGTGCGGTCGAGCACTTCGCGGAAGTCGCGATACATGTCGCAGCTGGCGTTGCCGTACTTCCCATCGACTTTTTTCTTCACTTCCTGGCGACGCGATTCCTTGATATCGCACACCGCAGTGAACTGCACATCCTTCTGCTCGAGAAAGCAACCGAGGTCGTAGTTGCCGCGATTGCCGATGCCGATGCCGCCGACCACGACGCGCTCGCTCGGAGGAGTCGCGCCGTCGCGACCCAGCGCGGAGCTCGGAATGATGGTGGGTGTCATCGAAGCCACGCCGGCCGCGATCGCGGTCTTTACAAAGCCACGGCGTGAGAGAGGAACTTTCTGAGACATCTTTCAACTCCTGGTTTCAATCTACGGTTCTGCAATCGATTGCGGTTGACTAGCCCGACCGTCAGCCGCCGCTCGCCTCAGCGGCAGGGACATGCGGGAAGCCGACAGCATACTCTTTCCAAAAGGGAGTTGCTGCTAGATAGGAGCGAATATGCATGCATCGTGAGCGCTCGGCAGGCAGCATCCTGTCCTGCTCCCCTCGCCCCGCTTCGGGGAGAGGGGCTGGGGGTGAGGGGTGAGCCGAAGCGAGAGTCTGCTAATGAGCACGCACTATGGATTGCCGACCAGTTCGCCAGAAAATTGAGTCAAACTCACGCATTATCCCCTCACCCCCGACCCCTCTCCCCGAAACGGGGCGAGGGGAGAGAGATAAGGCCGCGACGGCGTCGCTGGCGTGAATCGCTACCTGGCGGGTCTACGCCGGGCCGGAGTTGTCAGCTCTGCCGTGTCTTTGTGGAGCCGGATGGTCGGTCAGTGTGATCGACCGAGATGACGCAGAAGAGGGATGAGCGAGGGATCTCGTGTTCCCACAAGCCCATTTGAAGCCACCCGGATTAGCGAGAATAAAGTGTGATATTTGCGAGGCAATATCACTTGCGTTAATTGCCTTTAAGTCTTTCTTCGCAAGCACTTGCGCAAGAAACGACTACTCGCATTGCCTGTTATATTCTGGGGTATGAAAGGGGGGCTGCGTTATTTCTTCGGCTTGCCGGCGATCACGTAGCCGAGGTTGCCCCAGATCGAATGGATCTTCCAGTCGACGAGGGCGTCGGCGACGAGCGGCTCGATTTTGAGATCGGTGTTTTCCAGAATCACGTCCGACATCGGGCCGAGGAAAAACATCTTGGCCAGGATCCAGCGCTGCAATTTTCGCAGGCCCAGTTTGTGCGCGATCTGGCGGTTGGGCAGATCGGGAATTTCGTCGGCGACGACGACCATGCCGCCGGGCTTCACGACCCGGGCCATTTCCTTGAGAGCACGGCCCGGGTCGTTGACGTGGTTGAGCGCGCCGAGGCTGAACATGTTGTCGAAGGTCGCATCCGGAAACGGCAGTTGTTCGGCTTCGCCCACGACGAGCGTGGTGTCGTGCTGAGGGAAGTCGCGCTTGGTTTTTTCGAGCAGCACGCGCGAGATATCGACGCCCCACACCTGGCAGTCGAGCGGAATCTGCGGCATGTTGCGGCCGTCGCCCATGGCGACGTCGAGCAGCTTGGTGCCCGAGAGGCTGGGCAGGTGTCGCAACACTTCATTGCGGGCTTTGCGCTCGCCGCCGCGGGGCATGTGAGCAATCCATTCCCAAAAGCGGAACTTCGGCCAGAGCGAGCCGTTGTAGTAATCGGCGGCGATGGCGTTGTTGCCTTCAAACTTTTCGGTGACGTGCAGCACCTGATTTTTGATGGCGTAGGTGTGCGAGCAAGAGGTGCAGCCGAGCGCCTCAGCCGACTTGTATTGCAGGGGAGCGTGGCATTCGACGCACCGCAGCATCGACACTTGCGTGTCCCACTTCGTAACGTGGGCCGGCGCGGTTGAACTTGCTGACTTCGATCCGGTCCCGGGAATAGAAACGGTAATCATTGCATCTGCTCGGCAATAGAAAGTCGAGGTAAACCGCTCAAATATGCGGTAAAATCTATAGTGCCACACTAATCTCAATCGGCAGCGATGCAAGAAACCGCCTGAGCGAGGCACGGTGGGCGGCACAATCGCTACGTTCGGAGCGATCAGAAGAGTTTGGGTGCGCCGAGCGTTGAATTTTTCAGCGCAAGTCGACCGTAACGGGCCGATGATCCGACCCGAGCTTGGGTCCCACGCTCCGCCGGACCACTTCGATCTCGGGCGAGACGAGGCAGTGGTCGATCGGAACGCTGAAAAGAAGCGGGATTCGCGGCGACCAGCTGGCCTGCACGCCGATGCCCTGCCGGCTGTCGCGCAGATTGCCGCGTCGCAGCAGATCGTGGAAAAACGGGGAATAGCTGGTGATATTCAGATCGCCGGCGACGATGAGCGGGCCTTGGATGCGCTGGCAGTCCTGAGCGATCCGCTGCAATTGCTCATTGCGTAACTCTGCCGCCCGCCGGTTGACCGGCGGCAGCGGATGGGTCGCGATGATCGTGCAGGGCCGCGGCTGCGCGCCAAAGCGGGCGATGATCGAGGGGGCATTAGCGGTGCCGTAGTCGATTTGCTCGATCGATTCCCAGGGGACGCGACTGAGTAACGCAATGCCGCGACTGTTGCGCTGCGGCAGCACCAGCTGATGTGGGTAGGCGTCGCGCAACTGCGGCAACTGCTCGCCCCAGCCGTGGCTGACTTCATAGAGCAGTACGACATCGGCTTTCTTTTCCCGCAGCATGGCGAGGACATCGGCATATCGCTGGTTGCCGGCCCAGACGTTGAAGGAAACGATCCGCCAGGTCGGTTGCGTCGATTTCACAATCGGCGCCGGCCAGTAGATCGGCGCGACGAAGGCGAAGTTGATCACTGCGCCGATGATGGCGACAACGGCAAGGCTTCTCGTGCGAGTCAGCCAGAGAGCAACGGCCGCGAGCACCAGCAGCCAACCGTACTGCAACCGAAAATGGCAGAACTGCTCGGCCCGCCACCACTGCCGTGCGAAAAAACAGCCGAAGGTGAGGAGCAGTACGAACAGCATCGGCGTGGCGATGAGCAGAACCAATGCGCGGCGAGAAGAGAAAGTCGCGGCAGAGTTCATGGTTTCGGCCATCGCACGCTTGCTCTAGTGGATCCCTAGCAACTGATAGATCCGCCGATCGGCGAGCGTATCGGCGATGAGCTGCGCACCGGTGAAGTCATGACGGCGGCTGTGATCGCCGGGAACAGCCACGGCGTGTGCGCCGGAATCGATCGCGGCGCGGCAGCCATTGTGGCTGTCTTCGAGCACGAGCATCGCAGCCGGCTCGATGCCGTGCTGGGCGGCAGCTTTCAAGTAGATCTCAGGATTCGGTTTGCCGTGGAGGACATCGGCCGAGGTGAGAATGAATTTAAACCGCGGCCGCCAGCCGAAGTGGTCGAGCATGCGATAAACGACCGGCGCTCGGCTGCTGGTGGCGATGGCTTTGGGAATGTGGTTGGCTTCGAGCGCGTCTAGCAGTTCTACCAGTCCCGGCATGGGGGCGAGTTCGCGGTCGAGCAGGTCGAGAAAGATCGAATCGGAATCGGCGTAGATGTCTTCGACGGTTTCTTCCAAGCCGTGCCACTCGCGGAGAATGCCGAGGGCAATGATTCCGGGGCGCCCCATCATTTTATCGAGCAACTCTTGCTGAAACGGCTTGCACCGTTTTTCCAGCAGTTGGCGCATCACGCGCTCGTAGAGCATCTCGGTATTGAACATCAGGCCGTCGAGGTCAAACGTGACGGCGGAAATAGCTGATGGCATCGCGCGATCGATTTCGTGGAGGGAGATTAGAACAGCGGCGGTTTGCCTAATTGCCGGCGGACCACGGCCCATTGGCCACAATGCATCAGCCAGTGAGTTCCCTGCATGGCGAGTTGTTCACCTTGGGTCGGGCAGTAGGGAATGCCGGTTTGATTGTCGAGATCGGCGTCGCTGATGGCTTCGAGCGTCGCGAGAGTGACGGCCCGTTGCTCGGCGGCGACGCGGAGGAGTTCTTCCTTGGTGCAAAAGGCGGCGGGGTCGTCGTTGGCAGCCGCATCTTTGCCATATTTTTCGGCGAACCCAGCAGGGAGCGGCGGCATCTTTCCACCGGAGACCATGTTGCCGTAGTGATGCTCAGCAGCGATCAAATGGCCCAGTTGCCAGTTGATGTGATTCACCCCGGGAGCGGCCCGCAACATGAGGTCAGCATCGCTCAGATCGGCGAGGTAGCCGTTGCAAATGAAGTGACCCATGTTGATGGTGGCGCGGATGATGTCTTTGGCGTTCATGGTCCTGGCTTGTTGCTGGGAATGTAGATCGAAGAATTGCGATGGTACCCGCTTCGTCCTCGCTTACGCGTCGGGCTACCTAGTAACCGCTCACCGCGCCGGCTTGGATACCGGTGATGGGGGCAAGATTCAGGCGGCGGCGGACATCGTCGAGCATTTCCTTGGTACGACTAGCGCCGCAGCGAGTTGCGCCGGTCTCGCGCACTTTCAGCAGGGTATCGACATCACGCACGGCGCCGGCGGCTTTCACTTGCACATGCGCGGGGGAGTGCTTGCGCATCAGCATCAGATCTTCGATCGTCGCGCCCCCCGTGCCGTAGCCGGTCGAAGTCTTTACCCAATCGGCAGCGACTTCGCCGCAGATTTCGCAGAGCTTGATTTTGTGCTCATCCTTGAGGTAGCAGTTCTCGAAGATGACCTTCACCTTGGCGCCGGCTGCGTGGGCACAGTCGACAACACCCTTGATGTCGGCCTTCACATAATCCCACGCACCGCTCAGCACCTGGCTGATGTTGACGACCATATCGAGCTCGCGACCGCCGTCGGCGAGGGCTTGCTTGGCTTCGGCGATTTTCATCGCGGTGGTGTGGCCGCCGTGAGGAAAGCCGATGGTGGTGCTCGGCACGACCGTCGAACCGGCGAGGAGTTCGGCGCACCGCTTGAGGTAGTACGGCATGATGCAAACGCTGGCGCAGTCGTATGCCACGGCCAGTTTGCAGCCGGCTTCCAGATCGGCGACGGTCATCGTCGGCTGGAGGAGGCTGTGATCGATCATTTTGGCGAGATCGGCGTAGGTGTAGGTCATGGGATTGCAGATTTGAGATGTCAGATTGCAGATTGGGGAAGACGTACGCTAGGTTTCCTTTGTTGTCATGCAGTTCTGTGTTGTTGGCAAGTGGATGCAGGCGATTCATGCCCGATGAACTTTTGCTGAAGACCGAGCGCTTTTCCGTGGTCCGCGATTCGTTTGTGACCAGCAGCGGAAAAACGAAGAGTCGAGAGATTGTCCGTCATCCCGGCGCGGTGGTGATCGTGCCGCGATTGGCCGATGGAAGCGTTTGTCTGATTCGTAATTTTCGGCTTTCAGTGCGCCAAACACTGATCGAGCTGCCGGCAGGAACCCTCGAGGCGGGCATTTCGCCGCTGGAGCAAGCCCGGCGAGAACTGATCGAAGAAACCGGCTATCGTGCCGGCGCGATCAAGGAATTGCACTCGTTTTATCTCTCGCCCGGAATTCTCGACGAGCGAATGCATCTGTTCCTCGCGACGGATCTCGTGGCTGGTGATACCGCGCTCGAACTTGGCGAAGAAATCAGCAACCTCGTCGTGCCCTGGGAAGAGGCCATCGCGATGATCTTCCGTGGCGACATTCAGGATGCGAAGACCATCGCCTCGCTGCTGTATGTGCAGCATGCGGCGAAGGAGTAGCCCAGCTAAGCAACGCGATTACTCATGCCGTGAGGTTTCGGCAATCGGTTTGAGTTCGCTGCGGTTGCCGACGCGAACGCGGATCCGCATCGTTTGCATATCTCGGATCAGCGTGAGCTCTACTTCTTTGTTGACCGGCGTGAGACTGACGAGATTGATCAGGTGATCGTCGTCGTCCACGTGTAGATCGTTGTATTGCAGAATGACGTCGCCGAGCTGCAGCTTGGCTTTTTCGGCTGGCGAGCGCGGAGTAACGCCGGTGACACGAGCGCCTTCGGGTCGCGATAGTCCGGCCGCGGCGGCCTCTTCGCGAGTGAACGTCGCATCGAGTTGCACGCCGAGATAGGCTCGCACGACTTGACCGTGCTCGATCAGCTGATCGGCGACGACCATCACCATGTTCACGGGAATCGTAAAGCCGATCCCTTCGTTGCCGCCGCTGCTGCTGGCGATGGCAGTGTTAATGCCGATCACCTCGCCGCGGAGGTTCATGAGTGGGCCACCGCTGTTACCGGGATTGATGGCGGCATCGGTTTGCAGAAAGTCTTGATTCGTCACGCCGTCGTCGCCCAGCTGCAAATCGCGACGCCCCTTAGCCGAAATGATGCCGTAAGTCACCGAGTGACTCAAGCCAAACGGGCTGCCGACGGCGAGGACGAAGTCGCCGATCTCGAGCTTGTCGCTGTTGCCGATGATCGCGGGAACCAGGCTCTTGCCGTTGATCGCGAGAATCGCAATGTCGGTTTCGCGATCGGCCCACACCTGCGTGGGCGTGAGTTGCCGGCCGTCGGAGAGCTTGATTTTCACATTGCTAATCGACGAGTACTTGATGACGTGGCGGTTCGTCACGACATAAAACTTGCCGCCATGCTCGATGACAATTCCCGAGCCAGCTTCCTCGACCGATTTTTGCGAGATCCGCGAGTCATCGTCGCGTTTTGCTTCGATATGTACAACCGAGGGCGTGGCGAGCTTCACGGCTCGCTTCAGCAAATTATGTTGCTGCTCGAAGACATCGACATCGCGTGCCAACTCAGCGTGCAGTTGCGCGCGAGCATCGAGCGAAACCGGCTGTGGCTGCTGGTACGTAGGTTCTTCGGCGAAGGCGTGAGAAAACGTGCCGCATCCCAAGAGAGCCAGACCGGCTGTGTGAGTGCGGAAGATTCGCCAGAACGAAGCGCGACCGGATGCAGACATGGCCGGGATCCTTCCTTGGATTGACCAGTGTAGCGACCACACTCCGTGTGGATGATGCGCCGCGCAGCACGCGGCGACTACACTAATTTCGCAGCAAAAAAAGCCGGTGAAGAACATTCACCGGCTCCATTAATCTCGGCTCAGCC is drawn from Anatilimnocola floriformis and contains these coding sequences:
- a CDS encoding S1C family serine protease, whose product is MSASGRASFWRIFRTHTAGLALLGCGTFSHAFAEEPTYQQPQPVSLDARAQLHAELARDVDVFEQQHNLLKRAVKLATPSVVHIEAKRDDDSRISQKSVEEAGSGIVIEHGGKFYVVTNRHVIKYSSISNVKIKLSDGRQLTPTQVWADRETDIAILAINGKSLVPAIIGNSDKLEIGDFVLAVGSPFGLSHSVTYGIISAKGRRDLQLGDDGVTNQDFLQTDAAINPGNSGGPLMNLRGEVIGINTAIASSSGGNEGIGFTIPVNMVMVVADQLIEHGQVVRAYLGVQLDATFTREEAAAAGLSRPEGARVTGVTPRSPAEKAKLQLGDVILQYNDLHVDDDDHLINLVSLTPVNKEVELTLIRDMQTMRIRVRVGNRSELKPIAETSRHE
- the deoC gene encoding deoxyribose-phosphate aldolase; its protein translation is MTYTYADLAKMIDHSLLQPTMTVADLEAGCKLAVAYDCASVCIMPYYLKRCAELLAGSTVVPSTTIGFPHGGHTTAMKIAEAKQALADGGRELDMVVNISQVLSGAWDYVKADIKGVVDCAHAAGAKVKVIFENCYLKDEHKIKLCEICGEVAADWVKTSTGYGTGGATIEDLMLMRKHSPAHVQVKAAGAVRDVDTLLKVRETGATRCGASRTKEMLDDVRRRLNLAPITGIQAGAVSGY
- a CDS encoding NUDIX hydrolase — its product is MPDELLLKTERFSVVRDSFVTSSGKTKSREIVRHPGAVVIVPRLADGSVCLIRNFRLSVRQTLIELPAGTLEAGISPLEQARRELIEETGYRAGAIKELHSFYLSPGILDERMHLFLATDLVAGDTALELGEEISNLVVPWEEAIAMIFRGDIQDAKTIASLLYVQHAAKE